Proteins from a genomic interval of Tolypothrix sp. PCC 7712:
- a CDS encoding relaxase/mobilization nuclease domain-containing protein, whose product MIGNQTKGRGFRGLLDYLQSQEDAKLIGGNMGGNNAIALAREFKISRQLNPEADRVVYHASLSLPDNERLDDETWNEIANRYLEEMGFDSNQYVVYRHHNTQHDHIHICASRIRLDNGKIVRDSWDYKRSESIIRQLERDYGLQPTLGSHEKLSRKASIGQQRRLEREQKEYLKGDRSSPQEPPIKQQLQELIDRATADSPTMPQLIERLQLQGVKIRHGTTRNGKSKGISYSMKDQQFSGTSLGAAYTFPGLQKHKSVDYQPKRDDHRIISLLLNPAKPTQQLTQVELNQHQEHSQEQPELNPKQQRYQQLSLALSATALSADDRDKKIISHLLEQEEPAEDIKETIKLGSIPRTQAELEELLDLVIDELEEELEQQLEQPRRRGLSR is encoded by the coding sequence ATGATTGGCAACCAGACTAAAGGGCGAGGATTTCGCGGACTTTTAGACTATCTTCAATCTCAAGAAGATGCCAAACTCATTGGTGGCAACATGGGCGGCAACAATGCCATTGCACTAGCTAGAGAATTCAAAATCTCCCGTCAATTAAACCCCGAAGCCGACCGAGTAGTGTATCACGCATCATTATCACTACCAGACAACGAGCGACTAGACGATGAAACTTGGAATGAAATCGCCAATCGCTATCTCGAAGAGATGGGCTTTGACAGCAACCAGTACGTAGTTTACAGACACCACAACACCCAACACGACCACATCCACATCTGCGCCAGTCGCATACGTTTAGATAACGGGAAAATTGTACGTGATAGCTGGGACTACAAACGCAGTGAAAGTATCATCCGACAGCTAGAAAGAGATTACGGCTTACAACCAACTCTAGGTAGCCACGAGAAATTATCGCGTAAAGCAAGTATTGGGCAACAAAGACGGCTAGAGCGAGAACAGAAAGAGTATTTAAAAGGCGATCGCTCCTCACCACAAGAACCCCCCATTAAGCAACAACTCCAAGAACTCATCGACCGCGCCACCGCAGACTCACCCACAATGCCGCAACTAATTGAGCGATTGCAACTCCAAGGTGTAAAAATTCGCCACGGAACTACACGCAACGGCAAGAGTAAAGGCATCAGCTACTCAATGAAAGACCAGCAATTTAGCGGTACTTCTTTGGGAGCCGCTTACACATTCCCCGGATTGCAGAAACATAAATCTGTTGACTATCAACCAAAACGCGATGACCACCGCATTATTTCACTGCTATTAAATCCAGCCAAACCCACACAACAACTAACACAAGTTGAACTCAACCAACATCAAGAACATTCCCAAGAACAACCCGAACTTAACCCAAAGCAACAGAGATATCAACAACTATCACTAGCACTAAGCGCAACTGCATTGTCAGCTGACGACCGAGATAAAAAAATTATCTCCCACCTACTAGAGCAAGAAGAACCAGCAGAAGACATTAAAGAAACTATCAAGCTAGGTTCAATCCCACGCACCCAAGCAGAATTAGAAGAATTGCTCGATTTGGTAATAGATGAATTAGAAGAAGAACTTGAACAACAGCTAGAACAACCAAGACGGCGGGGATTGAGCCGATAA
- a CDS encoding plasmid mobilization protein, whose amino-acid sequence MTKRSSQSLVRTKRLQALFSPIEYEMIRSKAEDASMSLAELTRRCLLLRPIPPPPPRLSRVTVATYIELSRIGNNINQLAKATNTAIKMQLPPPASPELLQELLELLQHCQREIAKTFIEEEDEETDDWQPD is encoded by the coding sequence ATGACCAAGCGTTCTTCTCAGTCACTCGTCCGCACCAAAAGGCTGCAAGCGCTATTCAGCCCCATAGAATACGAGATGATTCGCTCCAAAGCAGAAGACGCGAGCATGAGCTTGGCAGAATTAACAAGACGCTGTTTATTACTGCGACCAATCCCACCACCACCGCCTCGACTAAGCCGGGTCACAGTAGCCACATATATAGAACTTTCGCGCATTGGCAACAACATCAACCAACTGGCCAAAGCCACAAATACCGCCATTAAAATGCAACTGCCACCGCCAGCATCACCAGAACTCTTACAGGAACTACTAGAACTGCTGCAACACTGCCAACGAGAAATAGCCAAAACCTTCATTGAAGAAGAGGACGAAGAAACAGATGATTGGCAACCAGACTAA
- a CDS encoding PriCT-2 domain-containing protein gives MPQLQQFNNSVESQAAAAKQTALTREIELEFIEDTKIKFAFNATGKNKDWDFKKLAANFRDAEGTLADVQQHIKTGHAICAGLLGGKWRSKANVIGSQWLLLDIDNSDIARDAYGKPILDDNGNSIKVYTPQLTIEEALVHPFIQKHCALMYTTASHKPDWHKFRLIFLLPQYVEGADTVEACTRSLMQQLPHDPACKDASRVFYGNTEAEFLLVNPQATLPTEWVTEAIAIALHEREEYQQRIQEIESRRQQWREISNTEGWDIEQLIQQALSFIPPRTPGSGNYDECRQVLMALVNHYGASEAEIIAEKWSPSIKGTTWNIPAKIRSFRRAGITIGTLFHFAKQYGFRFPQRQYEPSLPPKGQIDRQQWELGRVKEDLTSFQDLLKQAIAPFAAIFKGFKTPPSRTPLPKTNTASSAPQIIIYKPGNIPHKTEVTEDIRIQCQPEEHINAWLEAVSKGWTHILDNSHPGLGKSYNAGQLTSAQFGIDKLIYQDANHRNPSTLPIETNFVDLPVRHNGFKLDPTRQTPLGEDFQLWIKPGETADTVGNCHRTYLFNAFRNKNFTALNFEESDISPICNGCSLKNQCRFANGDGYGFRFQKRTTIHAERELRAHPDSTPTDLINVANQAFTVGRIWEEAGTLIKPVHSLDVNQADFEKTVGQLALNAPSLLVQLQPVIQALHPLFTQDIDSPDRYGFNDASIRAMLPQFPPDLDIEAIRQALEPDLKFLENLDTIDVNSDTQLKKSAAARYAAKQITKDSARNAGREFLDLPLYWLPDFLEAWKGDGAFSCSWGVLSIYRKNPKHIELVNSAQFNIFLDATLTKSKLKLKLGSSDPVLIIEQQRPDYSNLTVINVTGLGKLPKYRSPSLIARVNALKEALTKLHSQLGIIDWKAIADTAADRQEYGHFVDGRGVNRFSDADALASFGIPYQNIGVLAAQLQVMTGHPVNLSDPESIFQKYLTELVQAEIIQEIGRLRSHRRPTEQLTFYFCADYDLSFLADHLPNVKLQSIDACQLCPEAGRSEQQTGLAIVNAFTQLWQSKQKIGQTEIAKIIDTTQGWVSRFTQRWGGWARFKKILLLLLDCLHSGSNKNFTELAEDEQWLASEYFPMLCQQPELSPDGLLDEVALVAKTIGNRAMERVLHECTPQVRANLLVAALSCLPTEVYSNESILLAVAPMQSSQSSVT, from the coding sequence ATGCCACAATTACAACAATTTAATAACTCAGTAGAATCGCAAGCTGCTGCTGCTAAACAGACCGCTTTAACTCGTGAAATAGAACTTGAGTTTATTGAAGATACTAAAATCAAGTTTGCATTTAACGCCACAGGTAAAAATAAAGACTGGGACTTTAAAAAGTTAGCCGCCAACTTCCGAGATGCAGAAGGAACTTTAGCTGATGTCCAGCAGCACATTAAAACAGGTCACGCCATCTGTGCTGGATTATTAGGCGGTAAATGGCGCAGTAAGGCCAATGTTATAGGTTCTCAGTGGCTATTACTTGACATCGATAATTCTGATATCGCCCGTGATGCCTATGGCAAGCCAATACTGGATGACAACGGAAATTCTATCAAGGTTTACACTCCGCAATTAACCATTGAAGAAGCGCTAGTCCATCCCTTCATTCAAAAACACTGCGCTTTAATGTACACCACTGCCAGTCACAAACCAGACTGGCATAAGTTCCGGTTGATTTTCCTTCTGCCCCAATATGTTGAGGGTGCTGACACAGTAGAAGCTTGTACGCGCTCTCTCATGCAGCAGTTGCCCCATGACCCTGCCTGTAAAGATGCCAGCCGGGTTTTCTATGGCAACACAGAAGCAGAATTTCTGTTGGTCAACCCCCAAGCAACGCTACCAACAGAATGGGTAACTGAGGCAATTGCGATCGCGCTGCATGAAAGAGAAGAATACCAACAGCGCATCCAAGAAATCGAGTCACGCCGCCAACAGTGGCGCGAAATTTCCAACACCGAAGGCTGGGACATTGAGCAGCTAATTCAACAAGCACTTTCATTTATCCCCCCACGCACCCCAGGTAGCGGCAATTACGACGAATGCCGCCAAGTGCTGATGGCTTTGGTCAATCACTACGGGGCATCTGAAGCCGAAATCATTGCTGAAAAGTGGTCACCCAGCATCAAAGGTACAACCTGGAACATCCCCGCTAAAATTCGCAGTTTCCGACGTGCGGGGATCACGATTGGCACACTGTTTCACTTTGCCAAGCAGTACGGCTTTCGCTTTCCACAACGGCAGTATGAACCATCCCTGCCCCCAAAAGGACAAATTGACCGTCAACAGTGGGAACTAGGACGAGTTAAAGAAGATTTAACCAGCTTCCAAGATTTATTAAAGCAGGCTATAGCACCTTTTGCGGCGATATTTAAGGGATTTAAAACGCCGCCATCACGAACGCCCCTGCCAAAAACTAATACCGCTTCCTCTGCCCCCCAGATTATTATCTACAAACCGGGCAATATCCCCCATAAAACCGAAGTTACAGAAGATATTAGAATCCAGTGCCAGCCAGAAGAACACATAAACGCTTGGCTAGAAGCTGTATCCAAAGGCTGGACGCATATTTTAGATAATTCCCATCCTGGACTGGGCAAATCTTATAATGCTGGACAACTCACATCTGCCCAATTCGGCATTGATAAACTCATTTACCAAGATGCCAACCACCGCAACCCATCCACACTGCCCATCGAGACCAACTTTGTTGACCTGCCAGTCCGACATAACGGCTTCAAACTTGACCCTACCCGCCAAACTCCTTTAGGCGAGGACTTCCAACTCTGGATTAAACCGGGTGAAACTGCCGACACCGTGGGCAATTGTCACAGAACTTATTTATTCAACGCATTTCGTAACAAAAACTTTACCGCTCTTAATTTTGAAGAAAGCGACATTAGCCCCATCTGTAATGGTTGCTCCCTGAAAAACCAATGCCGTTTCGCCAATGGCGACGGCTACGGCTTCCGCTTTCAAAAACGGACAACTATTCACGCCGAACGTGAACTCAGAGCGCACCCCGATTCTACCCCCACCGACTTAATCAACGTTGCCAACCAAGCTTTTACAGTCGGTCGCATTTGGGAAGAAGCAGGCACACTCATCAAACCAGTGCATTCCCTTGATGTCAATCAAGCTGATTTTGAAAAAACCGTTGGTCAACTGGCACTCAACGCACCATCACTGCTAGTTCAACTCCAGCCAGTTATCCAAGCCTTACATCCGCTATTTACTCAAGACATCGATTCTCCCGACCGCTATGGCTTTAATGATGCCAGTATCCGGGCTATGCTGCCGCAATTCCCACCTGATTTAGATATTGAAGCTATACGACAGGCTTTAGAACCCGATTTAAAATTCCTAGAAAACCTAGACACCATTGATGTTAACAGCGACACGCAACTCAAAAAAAGTGCCGCCGCCCGTTACGCTGCCAAACAAATTACCAAGGACAGCGCCCGTAACGCTGGCAGAGAATTTCTCGACTTGCCTTTATACTGGCTACCTGATTTCCTAGAAGCTTGGAAAGGTGACGGTGCTTTTAGCTGTTCCTGGGGCGTATTGAGCATTTACCGGAAAAACCCCAAGCATATTGAACTAGTCAACTCTGCCCAATTTAATATTTTTCTCGATGCTACTCTCACAAAGAGCAAATTAAAATTAAAACTCGGTAGCTCTGACCCCGTATTAATAATTGAGCAACAACGCCCAGACTACAGCAATTTAACTGTAATTAATGTCACTGGTTTAGGTAAACTGCCCAAGTATCGCTCACCATCCCTGATAGCCCGTGTCAACGCCCTCAAAGAAGCTTTGACCAAACTGCACTCCCAATTGGGCATTATTGATTGGAAAGCGATCGCTGATACTGCCGCTGACCGCCAAGAATATGGTCACTTTGTTGATGGTCGTGGCGTTAATCGCTTTAGTGATGCCGACGCTCTAGCCAGCTTTGGCATTCCTTACCAAAATATTGGTGTTTTGGCAGCACAACTCCAGGTAATGACAGGACACCCTGTCAACCTGAGCGACCCAGAAAGCATTTTCCAAAAGTATCTCACCGAATTAGTGCAAGCAGAAATCATCCAAGAAATTGGGCGCTTACGTTCTCACCGTCGCCCCACCGAACAGCTGACTTTCTACTTCTGTGCTGACTATGACTTAAGTTTCTTAGCTGACCATCTCCCCAATGTTAAATTACAAAGCATTGATGCCTGCCAACTATGCCCCGAAGCTGGCAGATCTGAGCAGCAGACTGGACTAGCCATTGTCAACGCTTTTACCCAACTTTGGCAGTCGAAGCAGAAAATTGGCCAAACGGAGATTGCGAAAATCATAGACACTACCCAGGGCTGGGTGAGCCGATTTACCCAACGCTGGGGCGGCTGGGCTAGGTTTAAAAAAATATTACTCCTGCTATTAGATTGTCTTCATAGCGGTAGTAATAAAAATTTTACAGAATTGGCGGAGGACGAACAGTGGTTAGCTAGCGAATACTTCCCCATGTTGTGCCAACAACCTGAATTATCCCCAGACGGCTTATTAGACGAGGTAGCGCTAGTTGCCAAAACCATTGGTAATAGAGCAATGGAGCGAGTTTTACACGAATGTACCCCCCAAGTTAGGGCTAACCTGCTGGTAGCTGCACTCAGTTGTCTGCCTACTGAAGTTTACTCAAATGAATCTATTCTCCTAGCTGTTGCCCCAATGCAATCATCGCAATCATCTGTAACTTGA
- a CDS encoding ribbon-helix-helix domain-containing protein, whose protein sequence is MPTGTRLNIYFTDEDDLALYDLISAEAKTEKRSMSQMVKILASEALAARHTKKTKLKKQDED, encoded by the coding sequence ATGCCCACAGGAACTAGATTAAATATTTATTTCACAGATGAAGATGACTTAGCACTTTACGACTTGATATCTGCTGAAGCCAAAACTGAAAAACGCTCTATGAGTCAAATGGTAAAAATTCTTGCTTCCGAAGCGCTTGCGGCAAGACATACAAAAAAAACTAAATTAAAAAAGCAGGATGAAGATTAG
- the ltrA gene encoding group II intron reverse transcriptase/maturase has product MSKTLSNQMVEWNSINWRKLERAVYKLQKRIFQASLRGDTLAVRRLQKTLMRSWSGKALSVRKVTQDNQGKKTAGVDGIKSLTPKARLTLVLSLNINQKVNATRRVWIPKSNGDKRPLGIPTMHDRATQALAKLALEPEWEARFEPNSYGFRPGRSAHDAIEAIFNNIKQSVKYVLDADISKCFDKINHSELLKKINTFPTMHRLIKAWLESGVMDDGQFFETKEGTPQGGVISPLLANIALHGLEQLVIDYAHSLKGKKRINQQTISLIRYADDFVILANKKSQIVEMRDLVSKWLEKMGLELSPSKTRIGKTLFNPTNSLEESEMTKNSGFDFLGFHVRQYKVDDKQSGKSTNGKLLGFKTLIKPSLKAIKKHYDAIAEIIDAHKAAPQAALIAKLNPIIRGWVNYYSTVVSKETFSTLDYLVYQKLSRWAKRRHSGKSGSWVANKYWNTVGGNNWVFSVTRDGQVAETLISHASKPIVRHIKVKGTASPFDGNLKYWSSRRGEHPLVPTRVTKLLKEQKGKCAHCGLYFREDDLIEIDHIIPTSVGGKDRYGNLQSLHRHCHDSKTANDGSRGTHNLSQVIEEPDEVKVSRPVLKTSGTRESFA; this is encoded by the coding sequence ATGTCTAAAACACTGAGCAATCAGATGGTGGAATGGAATAGCATTAACTGGCGAAAGCTAGAACGTGCTGTTTATAAGCTTCAGAAAAGAATATTCCAAGCCTCTCTACGTGGTGATACATTAGCAGTACGCAGACTCCAAAAAACCTTGATGAGGTCTTGGTCAGGAAAAGCCTTATCTGTCCGCAAAGTAACCCAGGATAACCAGGGTAAGAAAACCGCAGGAGTTGACGGCATCAAGTCATTAACCCCCAAGGCTAGACTTACTTTGGTACTAAGCTTGAACATTAACCAAAAAGTTAATGCTACCCGTCGTGTTTGGATTCCCAAGTCCAACGGTGACAAGCGACCCCTAGGTATTCCCACTATGCATGACAGAGCGACTCAAGCACTTGCCAAACTGGCTCTTGAACCAGAATGGGAAGCTCGTTTTGAGCCAAATAGCTATGGATTCCGACCAGGAAGAAGCGCCCATGATGCAATCGAAGCAATATTTAACAACATCAAACAATCTGTTAAGTATGTTTTAGATGCTGATATATCGAAATGCTTCGATAAAATTAACCACTCAGAATTGCTCAAGAAAATCAATACATTCCCAACAATGCACAGACTTATCAAAGCATGGTTGGAATCGGGTGTAATGGATGATGGACAATTCTTTGAGACTAAAGAAGGCACACCACAAGGCGGTGTAATATCTCCCTTACTAGCGAATATCGCCCTTCACGGGCTAGAACAGCTAGTAATAGATTATGCACATAGTCTAAAAGGTAAAAAGAGAATAAATCAACAAACCATATCCCTAATAAGATATGCCGATGATTTTGTAATACTTGCCAACAAAAAATCTCAAATCGTTGAAATGAGAGATTTAGTCTCAAAGTGGTTAGAAAAAATGGGTCTAGAATTGAGTCCTAGTAAAACCAGAATAGGGAAAACCCTGTTTAACCCGACAAATAGCCTAGAAGAGTCAGAAATGACCAAAAACTCTGGGTTCGACTTTCTCGGATTCCATGTTAGACAGTACAAGGTGGATGACAAACAGTCAGGAAAATCAACTAACGGTAAACTACTAGGATTTAAAACACTCATCAAACCCAGCTTGAAAGCGATTAAGAAACACTACGACGCAATCGCAGAAATTATCGACGCTCACAAAGCAGCCCCACAAGCCGCACTAATAGCAAAACTCAACCCCATCATTAGGGGATGGGTCAATTACTATTCGACAGTTGTAAGCAAAGAAACATTCTCTACGCTTGATTACCTAGTATACCAAAAGCTTTCCAGATGGGCGAAGCGTCGCCACTCAGGTAAATCTGGGTCATGGGTAGCCAATAAGTATTGGAATACAGTAGGCGGCAACAACTGGGTATTCTCAGTAACTAGAGATGGTCAAGTAGCCGAAACCTTAATCAGCCATGCTAGCAAGCCAATTGTTAGGCATATCAAAGTTAAGGGGACAGCATCGCCATTCGATGGAAACCTGAAATACTGGAGTTCTAGAAGAGGAGAACACCCCCTAGTTCCAACAAGAGTCACAAAACTTTTGAAAGAACAGAAAGGTAAGTGCGCTCACTGCGGATTGTATTTTAGGGAAGACGATTTAATCGAAATTGACCATATCATTCCAACTTCCGTTGGCGGAAAGGACAGGTACGGCAACCTCCAATCATTACATCGTCACTGCCACGACAGCAAAACTGCCAACGATGGTAGTAGAGGTACTCATAACTTGAGCCAAGTCATTGAGGAGCCGGATGAGGTGAAAGTCTCACGTCCGGTTCTGAAGACGAGCGGGACTCGTGAGAGTTTCGCTTAG
- a CDS encoding ParM/StbA family protein has protein sequence MKDVQFFWGSAAIAQADHTLLHEDKAKKAELALESILADLAVLNIPDGMKLSISLSNHNPERWGEEIKRRVQGIHTFQHKHPVNREIVTKTVEIAVNGIYPEGFGSIAHCLFGEPTLALEESEVAIALDIGSSTWLITVFNGNGAVIDRHLIEGGCGELHSMIAEALDKRNDKVSLLSKEVKHSSSLVNRGILEGTLTYGGNHLTGKNFETEYSKCLDDWWSTRIEKFANFVSSSNYLDRAKYLVAWGGGVALPVVDQNLASLGFVVLKNPQFINAFGLKLLTEIATGA, from the coding sequence TTGAAAGATGTTCAATTCTTTTGGGGTAGTGCAGCTATTGCCCAAGCTGACCACACCCTGCTACACGAAGATAAAGCCAAAAAAGCAGAACTGGCATTAGAAAGCATCCTTGCAGACTTAGCAGTTCTCAATATTCCCGATGGCATGAAACTGTCAATTAGCTTGAGCAACCACAACCCAGAACGCTGGGGAGAGGAGATTAAACGCAGAGTTCAAGGTATTCACACCTTCCAACACAAACACCCCGTCAATCGAGAAATTGTCACCAAAACAGTAGAAATCGCAGTAAATGGCATTTATCCAGAGGGGTTTGGCAGTATCGCTCATTGCTTATTTGGTGAACCAACCTTAGCCCTTGAAGAGTCTGAAGTTGCTATCGCCCTAGATATCGGTTCATCCACTTGGCTAATTACCGTATTTAACGGCAATGGTGCAGTTATAGACCGTCACTTGATTGAAGGTGGATGTGGTGAGTTGCACTCAATGATTGCAGAAGCATTAGACAAGCGGAATGACAAAGTAAGTCTGCTGTCCAAAGAAGTCAAACACTCATCTTCTTTAGTGAACCGAGGGATTTTAGAAGGAACTTTAACTTATGGAGGTAATCACCTCACAGGTAAGAATTTTGAGACTGAATATAGCAAATGTCTTGATGATTGGTGGTCTACAAGAATTGAAAAATTCGCTAATTTCGTCAGTTCTAGCAATTACTTAGACCGTGCTAAATACCTTGTTGCTTGGGGTGGTGGTGTTGCTTTACCAGTGGTGGATCAAAATCTTGCGTCTTTGGGTTTTGTGGTCTTAAAAAATCCCCAATTCATCAATGCATTTGGATTAAAGCTGTTAACAGAAATTGCTACAGGAGCGTAA
- a CDS encoding ATP-binding protein, with product MINDVKPSELNQRSYSLPLRLNWAVKLSVAGALVCGIAAHIGDGIAKKDICFYPKSARIHDAPIQAGDGNPNKLLLGKKYCRYQQRSQIPEPYLKANQYRTSNPNYNPWAFLEHDGLYVFRSLSADNPFKIHLGIGAMILGGIGLWATSIAQDYLSDIRPHYRATKLFEGVKASYTVKLGEQLLDLSGKELLKYLRGIKIAEARQQFLASITPQQVTALLMAMSADDYYEFGHLLDSGQSFEKFEPQQQPAPQLPHGTPGTVEEQMQQPVIAPDSNTAWVQNLIKQTALIWGNQGGGKSWLARYVAKQKKETGYRVVVLDPDSNRAEWRGVESYHSWSDIEQQIRDYVEELESRLTTFNNSSLSEEQWRQKLWSEGKALSLICEEATTYGDFIKDEELLSKFGKLALTKSRKQEMPLTVVAHNNTQTCLFGIKGLYNLVSKMLQVECLAQVDPITLQPKSTGKAKVKLDSSNEWILVELPTMTAKISDFSDSISAAEANPNPRIDKATLERIYELEINIGEQACDTQNPPNKLSTMAQKLYEYLTRTERVEADVREFKSNFKVNGERFTVEQIKGWMYEIVGANLADWIGEGVIRLNQI from the coding sequence ATGATAAATGACGTTAAACCATCGGAACTAAATCAACGCTCCTACAGCCTGCCACTGCGTTTAAATTGGGCAGTAAAACTATCTGTGGCAGGTGCGTTAGTTTGTGGCATAGCAGCCCATATTGGCGACGGCATAGCTAAGAAAGACATCTGTTTCTACCCGAAGTCAGCCAGAATCCACGATGCACCTATTCAAGCAGGTGACGGCAACCCAAATAAATTACTTTTGGGTAAAAAGTATTGCCGATACCAACAGAGATCGCAAATTCCAGAACCCTACCTCAAGGCTAACCAGTACCGTACCAGCAACCCAAACTATAACCCTTGGGCATTTCTTGAGCATGATGGCTTATATGTGTTCCGCTCACTGAGTGCCGATAACCCGTTTAAAATTCATTTGGGGATAGGGGCGATGATATTGGGGGGTATAGGCTTGTGGGCTACAAGTATTGCACAGGACTATCTCAGCGATATCAGACCGCATTACCGAGCAACCAAACTCTTTGAAGGTGTGAAAGCGTCTTACACTGTAAAACTAGGTGAACAGTTGTTAGACCTATCGGGTAAGGAACTGCTCAAATATTTGAGAGGTATTAAAATCGCTGAGGCCAGACAGCAATTCCTAGCCAGCATCACCCCACAGCAGGTAACAGCTTTACTCATGGCGATGTCGGCTGATGACTATTACGAATTTGGACACCTGCTCGACTCTGGGCAAAGCTTTGAAAAGTTTGAGCCTCAACAGCAGCCAGCTCCACAGCTACCACACGGCACACCAGGAACTGTGGAGGAGCAAATGCAGCAACCAGTAATCGCACCCGACAGCAACACCGCATGGGTGCAAAACCTCATCAAACAAACTGCCCTGATTTGGGGCAACCAAGGCGGCGGTAAATCGTGGCTGGCTCGTTATGTCGCCAAACAGAAAAAAGAAACAGGCTACCGAGTTGTTGTGCTTGACCCGGACAGCAACCGCGCCGAATGGCGAGGGGTTGAAAGTTACCATTCTTGGTCGGACATCGAACAGCAGATCCGCGATTATGTTGAGGAATTGGAATCAAGACTGACTACTTTTAATAATTCGTCCTTAAGTGAGGAGCAATGGCGGCAGAAACTTTGGAGCGAAGGCAAAGCTTTATCCCTAATTTGTGAGGAAGCAACCACCTACGGCGACTTTATTAAAGATGAGGAATTGCTGTCAAAATTTGGCAAGTTAGCACTGACCAAAAGCCGTAAACAAGAGATGCCTTTAACTGTGGTTGCTCACAACAATACTCAGACTTGTTTGTTTGGCATCAAAGGGCTATATAACCTTGTTTCTAAAATGCTGCAAGTTGAATGTTTAGCGCAAGTAGATCCAATTACACTGCAACCAAAATCTACGGGTAAAGCCAAAGTTAAACTCGATAGCTCTAACGAATGGATATTGGTTGAACTGCCCACAATGACTGCAAAAATATCTGATTTTAGTGACAGTATCTCGGCAGCAGAAGCTAACCCAAATCCCCGCATTGATAAAGCCACATTGGAACGTATTTATGAACTAGAAATCAATATTGGTGAGCAGGCATGTGACACCCAAAATCCACCTAATAAACTTTCAACAATGGCGCAAAAGTTATATGAATATCTCACCAGAACTGAACGAGTAGAAGCTGATGTTAGGGAGTTTAAAAGTAACTTTAAAGTCAACGGTGAAAGAT